Proteins encoded in a region of the Malaciobacter mytili LMG 24559 genome:
- a CDS encoding phosphorylase family protein, whose amino-acid sequence MIICAGKNEVFNFAQPMGVGLIEMAINLTRLCLFNKPDFLLFVGSAGSYGEHNIFDIIESKRASNIELSFLNNNSYTPLDNVLESENKFVRNDTIVNSSNYISTNFALSKKFNAYGIGIENMEYFSVLQVAREFQIPVGGIFIVTNYTNENAHEDFLKNHKEAMSKLTNYLIEKNIIK is encoded by the coding sequence ATGATAATCTGCGCAGGAAAAAATGAAGTCTTTAATTTTGCACAACCTATGGGAGTAGGTTTAATAGAAATGGCAATTAATCTAACAAGATTGTGTCTTTTCAATAAACCTGACTTTTTACTTTTTGTTGGAAGTGCTGGTTCATATGGAGAGCATAATATTTTTGATATTATAGAATCAAAAAGAGCTTCAAATATAGAATTGTCTTTTTTAAACAACAACTCTTATACTCCTCTTGATAATGTCTTAGAATCTGAAAATAAATTTGTAAGAAATGATACTATAGTAAATAGTTCAAACTATATTTCTACAAATTTTGCTTTAAGCAAAAAATTTAATGCCTATGGAATAGGTATAGAAAATATGGAATATTTTTCTGTACTTCAAGTAGCTCGTGAGTTTCAAATTCCAGTTGGTGGAATTTTTATAGTAACAAACTATACAAATGAAAATGCCCATGAAGATTTTTTAAAAAATCATAAAGAAGCAATGTCAAAATTAACAAACTATTTAATTGAAAAAAATATAATAAAATAG
- a CDS encoding SIMPL domain-containing protein has protein sequence MKNLFKKSLLLTVLPLSLFSYEINFNKTFDKKLQPDILSSNIKIRIESDNESLISTKLEKFNEYIKNAKYINKNLGIFHIKPTYKYISNTPKVDGYLGEVNYTISSPEPKNINKFLNGLINLKEHRDTSIVISNLMWEVKESSATVALDIMRFEAIAWIENYTKILSQDLKKSCSIKNIHINSIHSPIYRNSREVMISAAKESANDSFPLPEQEDRTLKLTANYILECK, from the coding sequence ATGAAGAATTTATTTAAAAAAAGTTTACTATTAACTGTTTTACCTTTATCTTTATTTTCATATGAAATAAATTTTAATAAAACATTTGATAAAAAACTTCAACCTGATATTTTAAGCTCTAATATAAAAATTAGAATTGAATCAGATAATGAATCATTAATTTCTACAAAACTAGAAAAATTTAATGAATATATAAAAAATGCAAAATATATAAATAAGAATCTAGGTATATTTCATATTAAACCTACTTATAAATATATAAGTAATACTCCAAAAGTTGATGGATATTTAGGTGAAGTAAACTATACTATTAGTTCTCCTGAACCAAAAAATATAAATAAATTTTTAAATGGCCTTATTAATTTAAAAGAACATAGAGATACCTCTATTGTAATTTCTAATCTTATGTGGGAAGTTAAAGAAAGTAGTGCAACTGTTGCTTTAGATATTATGAGATTTGAAGCTATTGCTTGGATAGAAAACTATACAAAAATTTTATCTCAAGATTTAAAGAAAAGTTGTTCTATAAAAAATATTCATATCAATTCTATACACTCTCCAATTTATAGAAATTCAAGAGAAGTAATGATTTCTGCTGCAAAAGAATCAGCAAATGATTCATTTCCTTTACCAGAACAAGAAGATAGAACTTTAAAGCTTACGGCTAATTATATATTGGAGTGTAAATGA
- the gltX gene encoding glutamate--tRNA ligase yields the protein MAVTRFAPSPTGYLHIGGLRTALYNYLWARKTNGVFRLRIEDTDTQRNNEDAMKAIINAFDWVGLNYDGVVEYQSQRMDIYKKYIQQLLDDGKAYYCYMSKEELDALREEQMANKQTPRYDGRYRDFTGTPPQGVEPVVRIKAPQEGKITFVDGVKSIMNINCDEVDDFVIARSNGFPTYNFVVAIDDALMGITDVIRGDDHLTNTAKQIIVYEALGFEIPKFYHVPMINNPQGKKLSKRDGAMDVMEYKNQGYLPEALLNFLVRLGWSNKDQEIFSMEEMLELFDPQNINKSASSYNQEKLLWLNAHYIKNISNERLSKELEFFDCYLEGHDKKEMILDLTKERAQTLVELKDAIANILNRPESYEEKGVNKFIKEDTAKFLDAYLKTLEETKESLHLACDYETVTKPFIEKFELKFPQLFQPIRIALTGGTQAPSVYDIMAILGYEEVNLRIRTALDKNFK from the coding sequence ATGGCAGTTACAAGATTTGCACCAAGCCCAACAGGATATTTACATATTGGTGGATTAAGAACAGCTTTATACAACTATTTATGGGCAAGAAAAACAAATGGTGTATTTAGATTAAGAATTGAAGATACAGATACACAAAGAAATAATGAAGATGCAATGAAAGCAATTATCAATGCTTTTGATTGGGTAGGGTTAAATTATGATGGTGTAGTAGAATACCAATCACAAAGAATGGATATTTATAAAAAATATATTCAACAACTTTTAGATGATGGCAAAGCTTACTATTGTTATATGTCAAAAGAAGAGCTAGATGCTTTAAGAGAAGAGCAAATGGCAAATAAGCAAACACCAAGATATGATGGAAGATATAGAGACTTTACAGGAACTCCTCCTCAAGGTGTAGAACCAGTGGTAAGAATTAAAGCACCACAAGAAGGAAAAATCACTTTTGTTGATGGTGTAAAATCTATAATGAATATCAATTGTGATGAAGTGGATGATTTTGTAATTGCTAGAAGCAATGGTTTTCCAACATACAATTTTGTTGTTGCTATTGATGATGCATTAATGGGAATAACTGATGTAATTAGAGGAGATGACCATTTAACTAATACAGCAAAACAAATTATTGTTTATGAAGCATTAGGATTTGAAATTCCAAAATTTTATCATGTTCCAATGATAAATAATCCACAAGGTAAAAAGCTATCTAAAAGAGATGGTGCAATGGATGTAATGGAGTATAAAAATCAAGGTTATTTACCAGAAGCTCTTTTAAACTTTTTAGTAAGATTAGGATGGTCAAATAAAGATCAAGAAATTTTTTCTATGGAAGAAATGTTAGAACTTTTTGATCCTCAAAATATAAATAAATCAGCATCATCTTATAATCAAGAAAAATTACTTTGGTTAAATGCACACTATATTAAAAATATTTCAAATGAAAGATTATCTAAAGAATTAGAGTTTTTTGATTGTTATTTAGAAGGTCATGATAAAAAAGAGATGATTTTAGATTTAACAAAAGAGAGAGCTCAAACTTTAGTTGAATTAAAAGATGCAATTGCAAATATTTTAAATAGACCAGAAAGCTATGAAGAAAAAGGTGTAAATAAATTTATAAAAGAAGATACAGCAAAATTCTTAGATGCATATTTAAAAACTTTAGAAGAGACTAAAGAGTCTTTACATTTAGCTTGTGATTATGAAACAGTTACAAAACCATTTATTGAAAAATTTGAGTTAAAATTCCCACAACTATTCCAACCAATAAGAATAGCTTTAACAGGAGGAACACAAGCTCCATCAGTTTATGATATTATGGCAATTTTAGGATACGAAGAAGTAAATCTTAGAATTAGAACAGCTTTAGATAAAAACTTTAAATAA
- the hisF gene encoding imidazole glycerol phosphate synthase subunit HisF: MSNFAKRIIPCLDVKDGRVVKGVNFVGLRDAGDPVEVAKRYNNEGADEITFLDITASHENRDTIVDIVKDVAKEVFIPLTVGGGIRKLEDIYKLLNVGCDKVSINSSAVVNPNFIDEGAKRFGSQCIVVAIDVKKVADGSYHVFVKGGREDTGLDAITWAKEVYNRGAGEILLTSMDTDGAKTGFELNITEQISSVVDIPVIASGGAGTMEHIKDAFLHGASAALAASIFHFKEIDIMELKHYLRENNIPVRI; this comes from the coding sequence TTGAGTAATTTTGCAAAAAGAATAATACCTTGTTTAGATGTAAAAGATGGAAGAGTAGTAAAAGGTGTTAATTTTGTCGGATTAAGAGATGCAGGGGATCCTGTAGAAGTAGCAAAAAGATACAATAATGAAGGTGCAGATGAAATTACATTTTTAGATATTACTGCAAGTCATGAAAATAGAGATACAATTGTAGATATAGTAAAAGATGTAGCAAAAGAGGTTTTTATTCCCTTAACTGTAGGTGGAGGAATAAGAAAATTAGAAGATATTTACAAACTATTAAATGTAGGTTGTGATAAAGTTTCTATTAATTCATCAGCTGTTGTAAATCCAAATTTTATTGATGAAGGTGCAAAAAGATTTGGAAGTCAATGTATAGTTGTTGCTATTGATGTAAAAAAAGTAGCCGATGGTTCATACCATGTTTTTGTAAAAGGCGGAAGAGAAGATACAGGACTTGATGCCATTACTTGGGCTAAAGAGGTCTATAATAGAGGGGCTGGAGAGATTCTTTTAACTTCTATGGATACAGATGGAGCAAAAACTGGATTTGAACTAAATATAACAGAACAAATCTCTTCTGTTGTTGATATTCCTGTAATAGCAAGTGGTGGTGCTGGTACTATGGAACATATAAAAGATGCCTTTTTACATGGCGCAAGTGCAGCTTTAGCTGCATCAATCTTTCACTTTAAAGAGATTGATATTATGGAATTAAAACACTATTTAAGAGAGAATAATATTCCAGTAAGGATTTAA
- the rlmN gene encoding 23S rRNA (adenine(2503)-C(2))-methyltransferase RlmN, translating into MQSIYDFTLEELKEKLKPSFRAKQVYNWLYKKYASSFEEMKNLPKDLIEELKQNYTIDVMQIIKKEKSIDGSIKYLFRLHDGVTVEAVLLLMKKKKIAEDGTIERSEKYTVCISSQVGCKVGCSFCLTAKGGFVRNLTVGEYIAQIVNIKRDNEIPENKSLNIVYMGMGEPLDNYNNFVKAVKIFSELDGLAISRRRQTVSTSGISTKIEKLGKEDLGIQLAISLHAVDDELRSELIPMNKAYNIKTIIDAVRKFPIDTRKKVMFEYLVIKDKNDDIKSADNLVKLLNGINAKVNLIYFNPYPGTTYQRPESKDMVKFQEYLLSKGLLCTIRESKGLDISAACGQLKEKEANGST; encoded by the coding sequence ATGCAATCAATTTATGATTTCACTTTAGAAGAATTAAAAGAAAAATTAAAACCTTCATTTAGAGCAAAACAAGTATATAACTGGCTATATAAAAAATACGCTAGCTCTTTTGAAGAAATGAAAAATTTACCAAAAGACTTAATTGAAGAGTTAAAACAAAACTATACAATTGATGTAATGCAAATTATAAAAAAAGAAAAAAGTATAGATGGAAGTATTAAATATCTTTTTAGGCTCCATGATGGGGTAACTGTTGAAGCTGTTTTATTATTGATGAAAAAGAAAAAAATTGCTGAAGATGGAACAATAGAAAGAAGTGAAAAATATACTGTATGTATCTCATCTCAAGTTGGATGTAAAGTAGGGTGTAGTTTCTGCCTTACAGCAAAAGGTGGTTTTGTTAGAAATTTAACAGTAGGAGAGTATATAGCTCAAATTGTTAATATAAAAAGAGATAATGAAATACCTGAAAATAAATCTTTAAATATAGTTTATATGGGTATGGGTGAACCACTTGATAATTACAACAACTTTGTAAAAGCTGTAAAGATATTTAGTGAACTTGATGGATTAGCAATTAGTAGAAGAAGACAAACTGTTTCAACTTCAGGAATTAGTACAAAAATAGAGAAACTTGGAAAAGAAGATTTAGGAATACAATTAGCTATCTCTTTACATGCTGTTGATGATGAATTAAGAAGCGAATTAATTCCAATGAATAAAGCTTATAATATAAAAACAATTATTGATGCTGTTAGAAAATTTCCTATTGATACTAGAAAAAAAGTTATGTTTGAATATCTAGTTATTAAAGATAAAAATGATGATATAAAATCAGCAGATAATTTAGTAAAACTTTTAAATGGAATAAATGCAAAAGTAAATTTAATCTATTTTAATCCATATCCAGGTACTACATATCAAAGACCAGAAAGTAAAGATATGGTAAAATTCCAAGAGTATTTATTAAGCAAAGGATTGCTTTGCACTATAAGAGAATCAAAAGGTCTTGATATCTCAGCTGCATGTGGTCAATTAAAAGAAAAGGAAGCTAATGGAAGCACTTGA
- the rsmA gene encoding 16S rRNA (adenine(1518)-N(6)/adenine(1519)-N(6))-dimethyltransferase RsmA — translation MENIKAKKKYGQNFLIDTTVLNGIIQAMPNNNNYIVEIGPGLGDLTEKLVKYKDMTAYEVDTDLIGILRSKFQKEIECNRFKLIHTDVLEAWDKQNTLHTGKYDMIANLPYYIATNIILRALEDANCEHIIVMIQKEVALKFTAKVNDKEFSSLAIIAQLLTTDSKILFDVQPESFNPAPKVVSSILYLKKDLNKSVCNDFKKFLKVCFSQPRKKLSKNLAAQIDKELLSQIFKDLNINDNIRPHEVSASLYSQMYTKVKNGRNESTDDTRG, via the coding sequence ATGGAAAATATTAAAGCTAAAAAAAAATACGGACAAAATTTTTTAATTGATACAACTGTTCTAAATGGAATCATCCAAGCGATGCCCAACAACAATAATTATATTGTGGAAATTGGACCTGGCTTAGGTGATTTGACAGAGAAATTAGTCAAGTACAAAGATATGACTGCTTATGAAGTAGATACTGATTTAATTGGTATCTTAAGGTCTAAATTTCAAAAAGAGATAGAGTGTAACAGATTTAAATTAATACATACAGATGTATTAGAAGCTTGGGACAAGCAAAATACGTTACATACGGGTAAATATGACATGATTGCAAACTTACCCTACTATATCGCAACAAACATTATATTAAGAGCATTAGAGGATGCTAATTGTGAGCATATAATTGTTATGATACAAAAAGAAGTGGCACTTAAATTTACTGCAAAAGTAAATGATAAAGAGTTTTCTTCTTTAGCTATTATTGCACAATTATTAACAACCGATTCAAAGATATTATTTGATGTTCAACCTGAGTCATTTAATCCTGCTCCAAAGGTTGTTTCCTCTATTCTTTATCTAAAAAAAGATTTGAATAAGTCTGTATGTAATGATTTTAAAAAGTTTTTAAAAGTTTGTTTTTCACAACCTAGAAAAAAACTATCTAAAAATCTTGCTGCACAGATAGATAAAGAGTTGCTATCACAAATCTTTAAAGACCTTAATATAAATGATAACATTAGACCTCATGAAGTTAGCGCATCTTTGTATAGCCAAATGTATACAAAGGTAAAAAATGGAAGAAACGAAAGTACAGACGATACAAGAGGATAA